One segment of Thermococcus profundus DNA contains the following:
- a CDS encoding DUF835 domain-containing protein, producing the protein MLEILNVLMRLFTWGLAVYRWGKRREGFMFPLTLALWIDFLAALTQRAILTDLGWTPSANALAPLLSTFAVLEGTLFITVALLVLDSFDTLKGQLTVLVSSVIGPAYVLVAVLLNEPSTILFAFPLPFMGASLILMGYALIKEEVGVKSVATLFPLGALFLGIINLTYPITVKTSLSGYLYALGAIFRAMIFIGMLNYAFLPVRPPEKPITELPTGAFYSSEAKVLRILLQKMQSSGNGILITRNLLRGLKPRFPVFWVSKVSEGEMAEGIMTISPTDMGILIDLIRKYLEKGHSLVVIDCFEYLMMENGFESALKFLLSLKDYASKYGGTLVLVTDPSAYPEKEWRIITRELEKLEL; encoded by the coding sequence GTGCTTGAGATATTGAACGTGCTCATGCGCCTCTTCACTTGGGGGCTTGCCGTATACCGCTGGGGGAAAAGAAGGGAGGGGTTCATGTTTCCCCTGACCCTCGCCCTCTGGATAGATTTTCTGGCGGCCCTGACTCAAAGGGCAATCTTAACCGACCTGGGATGGACCCCCAGTGCAAACGCGCTGGCTCCTTTACTGAGCACGTTCGCTGTGCTGGAGGGTACGCTCTTCATCACGGTGGCTCTCCTCGTTCTAGACAGCTTTGATACACTCAAGGGGCAGCTGACCGTCCTTGTAAGCTCCGTTATTGGGCCCGCCTACGTCCTGGTGGCGGTTCTGCTCAACGAGCCCTCAACGATCCTCTTCGCGTTTCCCCTTCCCTTCATGGGGGCCTCTCTCATCCTCATGGGATACGCCCTCATCAAGGAAGAGGTCGGTGTTAAAAGCGTGGCCACTCTGTTCCCCTTGGGAGCATTGTTTTTGGGCATCATAAACCTCACGTACCCCATAACAGTTAAAACCTCTCTGTCCGGTTATCTCTATGCACTGGGAGCCATCTTTAGGGCGATGATATTCATAGGGATGCTGAACTACGCATTCCTTCCTGTGAGGCCTCCCGAGAAGCCCATAACAGAGCTCCCCACCGGGGCATTCTACTCCTCGGAGGCGAAGGTCCTCAGGATCCTCCTCCAAAAGATGCAGTCCAGCGGAAACGGCATTCTCATAACTAGAAACCTACTGCGGGGCCTCAAACCCAGGTTTCCTGTTTTTTGGGTGAGCAAGGTCTCAGAAGGCGAAATGGCTGAGGGCATCATGACGATATCCCCGACGGATATGGGCATCCTGATCGACCTCATAAGGAAGTACCTCGAAAAGGGCCACTCCCTTGTGGTTATAGACTGCTTCGAGTACTTGATGATGGAGAACGGCTTTGAGAGCGCCCTTAAGTTTCTGCTCTCCCTGAAGGACTACGCGTCCAAGTACGGGGGCACCCTAGTCCTGGTTACAGATCCCTCCGCATATCCAGAAAAGGAGTGGAGGATAATAACCCGGGAGCTGGAGAAGCTGGAACTGTAG